A genomic segment from Ruegeria sp. TM1040 encodes:
- a CDS encoding ABC transporter ATP-binding protein — MPDDPILEIQDLSVAVGGLPYVRDLSLCVERGRFHGLLGPNGAGKTTLLRVLYRAIAPQSGEVRLNGRPQSDFSPAQWARHVGALVQGGGLLSGLTPEDIVEIGLTLRERPSAKRKEAVQDALSLVGLQDKARQDAESLSGGELQRCYFAQLLACDPEVYVLDEPTNHLDLHYQLRLLDEVRRRGRSAIVSFHDLGMAARYCDTVHLMQEGQLVAEGPPQAVLTPEVLHQHYRVDGRLDGHSLKLEGPVLDGTDPLRVFEDERSQATLWSSSASSKA; from the coding sequence ATGCCCGATGATCCCATTCTCGAAATCCAGGATCTCTCCGTGGCAGTTGGTGGGCTCCCCTATGTTCGCGACCTCTCGCTTTGTGTGGAGCGTGGGCGATTTCACGGTCTTCTTGGTCCAAACGGTGCCGGCAAGACGACGCTTCTTCGTGTCCTCTATCGCGCGATCGCGCCGCAATCCGGCGAGGTACGACTAAATGGGCGTCCGCAGTCCGACTTCAGCCCAGCGCAATGGGCGCGGCATGTCGGCGCTCTGGTCCAGGGTGGCGGGCTCTTGTCTGGTCTGACACCCGAAGACATCGTGGAGATCGGCCTCACCCTGCGTGAGCGCCCCAGCGCGAAACGCAAAGAGGCCGTGCAGGATGCGCTCAGTTTGGTGGGTCTGCAGGACAAGGCCCGACAAGACGCCGAGAGCCTGTCCGGGGGAGAGCTGCAGCGCTGCTACTTCGCGCAGCTTCTTGCCTGCGACCCGGAGGTCTATGTGCTCGATGAGCCGACAAATCACCTGGATCTGCACTATCAACTGCGATTGTTGGATGAGGTGCGTCGCAGGGGGCGCAGCGCGATCGTGTCATTTCACGACTTGGGAATGGCGGCGCGCTACTGTGACACAGTTCATCTGATGCAGGAGGGTCAGTTGGTCGCAGAAGGCCCCCCGCAAGCGGTGCTGACCCCTGAGGTTCTCCATCAGCACTATCGCGTAGACGGGCGGCTCGATGGCCACAGCCTCAAGCTGGAGGGGCCGGTTCTTGACGGAACCGACCCCTTGCGTGTCTTTGAAGATGAGCGAAGTCAGGCGACCTTGTGGTCGTCATCTGCGTCGTCAAAGGCCTGA
- a CDS encoding methyl-accepting chemotaxis protein: MTYSIRTAILSIVGLAAIGMCALVGLSFYTNAARDTSQQEIEQVETLNATIVQLEIAFLQARRAEKDFLLRSDEKYVGRHADILTQLNATLDSARAQTNEIDGMSDVSANLDDLQVAVASYAASFQDVVSSSLALGLNETEGHQGKLRAAVHSVEESLKDSAYPEMMVKMLMMRRHEKDFIMRRNTKYLGRLEQRIEEFHAFPDSYFSSAEQQAEIDALLETYRSTFAAFVDETMKLTERTGIMSDRYAAAEPILDETRTLIRDRRDMIVTSAKAAQRELMNRSSILAGIGLLTFIALGFALAQKISGPLLKIQRVLQQMFEGKFDAEIPHSRINEVSAVSTAIENFRDGQIERERFATEINKVISACAEGDFSQRIPIDDEESEFAQLGHGVNSIGTVVESGLADVRFTVDALAGGDLTVRMPDSHRGVFAEIAAAVDALSLTQTEVIRQLIESSVTLNNTANEIAAATLDASKRGESAAASLEETTGAIQILNDSVQDTASNSRQAHEYVRDAQNRVASTLAVAEETTAAINRVREASEAISKITDLIEGVSFQTNLLALNAGVEAARAGEAGAGFAVVASEVRALAQRSAEATQEINELIRNSSNEVRQGVELVSRTGGELNAIKDSVASLVQMVDQISVANSEQSTSITEVNTAVTQLDESSQKNAAMLEETAASTQMLRDEAAKLVASVSRFKIEATDTPQSANLDQAFDDADDDHKVA, from the coding sequence ATGACCTATTCTATCCGAACCGCAATTCTCTCTATTGTAGGTCTGGCCGCAATCGGCATGTGCGCACTCGTTGGCCTGTCCTTTTATACAAACGCTGCACGCGACACGTCGCAACAGGAGATCGAGCAAGTCGAAACGCTGAACGCGACAATCGTCCAGCTCGAAATCGCCTTTCTTCAGGCGCGCCGCGCTGAAAAGGATTTCCTGCTGCGCAGTGATGAGAAATACGTAGGGCGTCACGCCGACATTCTGACGCAACTCAATGCCACTTTGGACTCCGCCCGCGCGCAGACGAACGAGATAGATGGCATGTCCGATGTCTCCGCCAACCTCGATGACCTACAAGTGGCGGTCGCCAGTTACGCCGCAAGTTTCCAAGATGTTGTTTCAAGCTCTCTGGCGCTGGGTCTGAATGAAACCGAAGGGCATCAGGGCAAGCTGCGCGCTGCGGTGCATTCGGTCGAAGAGAGCCTCAAAGACAGCGCCTACCCCGAAATGATGGTCAAGATGTTGATGATGCGCCGGCACGAGAAGGACTTCATCATGCGTCGAAACACCAAATACCTGGGCCGCCTCGAGCAGCGCATCGAAGAATTCCACGCCTTTCCGGACAGCTATTTCAGCAGCGCAGAGCAACAGGCGGAAATCGACGCGCTTCTTGAGACGTATCGCTCGACATTTGCCGCTTTTGTAGACGAGACAATGAAGCTGACAGAGCGGACAGGGATCATGTCAGACCGCTATGCCGCTGCTGAACCTATTCTCGATGAGACGCGGACCCTTATTCGGGATCGCCGGGACATGATCGTCACCTCCGCCAAGGCCGCCCAGCGCGAACTGATGAACCGCTCGTCGATTCTCGCTGGCATCGGGCTTTTGACCTTCATTGCGTTGGGCTTTGCGCTGGCTCAGAAGATTTCCGGGCCTCTGCTGAAAATTCAGCGCGTACTTCAGCAGATGTTCGAAGGAAAATTCGACGCCGAGATCCCGCACTCCCGCATCAACGAAGTCAGCGCCGTGAGCACTGCGATTGAGAACTTCCGCGATGGACAGATCGAACGCGAGCGATTTGCGACCGAAATCAACAAAGTCATCAGCGCTTGCGCCGAGGGCGATTTCTCGCAACGCATCCCAATCGACGATGAAGAGAGCGAGTTTGCGCAGCTTGGTCATGGTGTGAACAGCATCGGGACGGTGGTGGAAAGCGGCCTCGCCGACGTGCGGTTCACCGTGGATGCGCTTGCTGGCGGTGATCTGACGGTACGGATGCCGGATTCGCATCGCGGTGTCTTTGCAGAAATCGCGGCAGCGGTCGATGCGCTAAGCCTTACGCAGACCGAAGTGATCCGCCAGCTGATAGAGAGCAGCGTGACCCTGAACAATACAGCAAATGAAATCGCTGCAGCGACACTTGACGCCTCCAAACGCGGTGAATCGGCAGCGGCCTCGCTTGAGGAGACCACAGGCGCGATCCAGATCCTCAACGACTCCGTGCAGGATACTGCATCGAACTCGCGCCAGGCGCATGAGTATGTGCGCGACGCCCAAAACCGCGTAGCCTCAACGCTGGCGGTGGCGGAGGAAACCACAGCCGCGATCAACCGGGTCCGCGAAGCATCTGAAGCCATTAGCAAGATCACCGATCTGATCGAAGGCGTGTCGTTCCAGACCAATCTTTTGGCGCTCAATGCCGGGGTCGAAGCAGCCCGCGCCGGTGAGGCCGGTGCCGGATTTGCGGTTGTTGCATCAGAAGTGCGCGCTTTGGCGCAGCGCTCTGCGGAGGCGACGCAGGAAATCAATGAACTGATCCGAAACAGTTCCAACGAGGTGCGGCAGGGGGTTGAGCTTGTCAGCCGGACCGGAGGAGAGCTCAATGCCATCAAAGACAGTGTGGCGAGCCTCGTTCAGATGGTGGATCAGATCTCTGTCGCCAACAGTGAGCAGTCGACCAGTATCACCGAGGTCAACACCGCCGTGACGCAGCTCGATGAAAGCTCGCAGAAAAATGCAGCGATGCTCGAGGAGACTGCCGCCTCGACACAGATGCTTCGGGATGAGGCCGCGAAACTGGTCGCCTCGGTCAGTCGTTTCAAGATCGAAGCAACCGATACGCCTCAGAGCGCCAACCTAGATCAGGCCTTTGACGACGCAGATGACGACCACAAGGTCGCCTGA
- a CDS encoding flagellar motor protein MotB, whose amino-acid sequence MTAQSNQAPIIIKKVKKGGGDGHHGGAWKVAYADFVTAMMAFFLLMWLLNATTEKQRKGLADYFSPSIPLSRVSGGGNGAFQGDTMFTEDVKPQNGVGATKENPTDASRAQGETGVADDQQSDAAEEASFRQIEEALMGRGGESMVSIDMARHIVTRVTDEGLIIELFETEDATLFEADSERPTVLMRDLLRMVARVTSGVENNVAIGGHVASTPVVIANNPVWALSHARADQTRELLQAGGMSAKRISRVTGFADRDLASQNPMSERNNRITITLLRK is encoded by the coding sequence ATGACTGCACAGAGCAACCAGGCTCCGATTATTATCAAGAAGGTCAAGAAGGGTGGCGGGGACGGTCACCATGGCGGCGCATGGAAAGTCGCCTATGCCGACTTCGTGACCGCAATGATGGCTTTCTTCCTGCTGATGTGGCTTCTCAATGCGACGACTGAGAAGCAGCGCAAAGGTCTTGCAGACTACTTTTCGCCGTCGATTCCGCTCAGCCGGGTATCCGGTGGTGGCAACGGCGCGTTCCAGGGGGACACGATGTTCACCGAGGACGTGAAGCCGCAGAATGGTGTTGGCGCCACCAAAGAGAATCCGACGGATGCATCGCGTGCTCAGGGGGAAACCGGGGTTGCCGATGACCAGCAGAGCGACGCAGCCGAAGAGGCGAGCTTCCGCCAGATCGAAGAGGCGCTGATGGGCCGCGGTGGCGAGAGCATGGTGAGCATCGACATGGCGCGTCACATCGTGACCCGCGTCACCGACGAGGGTCTGATCATCGAATTGTTCGAAACCGAAGATGCAACTCTGTTTGAGGCTGACAGCGAGCGTCCGACCGTGTTGATGCGCGATCTGCTGCGCATGGTTGCCCGTGTGACCTCTGGGGTCGAGAACAACGTGGCGATCGGCGGACATGTCGCATCGACCCCGGTTGTGATTGCGAACAACCCGGTCTGGGCGCTGTCTCATGCACGCGCTGACCAAACGCGGGAACTGCTGCAAGCGGGCGGTATGTCAGCCAAGCGAATCTCTCGGGTGACGGGCTTTGCGGATCGTGACCTGGCGTCGCAGAACCCGATGTCCGAGCGGAATAACCGCATCACCATCACGCTCCTGCGGAAGTGA
- a CDS encoding flagellar hook protein FlgE, whose amino-acid sequence MTISSSLNAGVAGLAANSTRLAAISDNIANSSTAGYKRVVTSFESMVISQSGGRYAAGGVSVNNTRMIDERSSLISTSNATDLAVAGRGFLPVASLAEVKAGEDPNMLLTTSGSFRTNDEGYLTTSSGLVLLGWPANSDGTLPSVARDTDDPLEPIRFDTAQLSAAPTTAVSLGVNLPASSAVTGAAGAAEENTIQYFDNLGGQQDLNIVYTPTGAADNEWTMTLTDGVTGTVVGDYTLTFDDSVTGKGTLSTVTTTTGGAYDPATGAIIVTTDSGPIEIEIGVMTQLASSFSAATIEKDGYEAASFAGVEVDEGGYVHALYENGSSRIVYQIPLADMPNANGMRSLDSQTFMPSPDSGAYYLWDAGAGPTGTVASYRQEESGTDVASELTTMIQTQRAYSSNAKVIQTVDEMLQETTNIKR is encoded by the coding sequence ATGACCATTTCCTCCTCGCTGAATGCTGGAGTAGCAGGGCTCGCCGCGAATTCAACTCGTTTGGCAGCCATTTCCGATAACATCGCGAACTCCTCGACAGCCGGCTACAAGCGTGTTGTGACCTCATTTGAATCCATGGTCATTTCCCAATCCGGCGGCCGCTACGCAGCAGGTGGCGTCTCCGTCAACAACACGCGCATGATTGACGAGCGCAGCTCCCTGATCTCCACCAGCAACGCCACCGATCTCGCCGTTGCAGGCCGTGGCTTCCTCCCGGTCGCAAGCTTGGCCGAAGTGAAGGCAGGTGAAGATCCGAACATGCTTCTGACCACCTCCGGCTCCTTCCGCACCAATGACGAAGGGTATCTGACAACAAGCTCCGGTCTGGTGCTGCTGGGTTGGCCCGCGAATTCCGATGGAACACTCCCCAGCGTCGCGCGCGACACGGATGATCCGCTCGAGCCCATCAGATTTGATACTGCACAGCTGAGTGCGGCCCCGACCACTGCAGTGAGCCTGGGTGTAAACCTGCCTGCAAGCAGCGCTGTGACAGGTGCCGCTGGGGCGGCTGAAGAAAACACCATCCAATATTTTGACAACCTCGGCGGTCAACAGGATCTGAACATCGTCTACACCCCAACCGGGGCTGCGGACAACGAGTGGACCATGACCCTCACCGATGGTGTCACAGGCACCGTGGTTGGGGACTACACGTTGACGTTTGACGACTCCGTGACGGGCAAAGGGACGCTCTCTACCGTCACGACCACAACCGGTGGCGCCTATGATCCTGCGACTGGCGCCATAATAGTCACCACTGATAGCGGTCCAATAGAGATTGAAATCGGCGTGATGACGCAGCTTGCCAGCTCTTTCTCTGCCGCGACCATCGAAAAAGATGGCTATGAAGCGGCAAGCTTTGCGGGTGTTGAAGTGGACGAGGGTGGCTATGTGCATGCGCTCTATGAAAACGGCAGCAGTCGCATCGTTTACCAGATCCCGCTTGCGGATATGCCAAATGCCAATGGGATGCGGTCTCTGGACAGCCAGACCTTCATGCCCTCCCCTGACAGTGGTGCGTACTACCTCTGGGATGCGGGCGCCGGGCCGACTGGAACAGTGGCCAGCTACCGTCAGGAGGAATCCGGCACCGATGTTGCTTCTGAATTGACCACGATGATCCAGACCCAGCGGGCCTATTCGTCGAACGCAAAGGTCATTCAGACTGTGGATGAGATGCTTCAGGAAACGACCAACATTAAGCGCTGA
- the flgK gene encoding flagellar hook-associated protein FlgK, with the protein MSLSTALSSAMTGITAASRSTSVISDNLANALSEGYYRRTLDLSSNGAAGGVRIGSVQRMIDPAIQKSVRSAEANYAATSVTAGFYARVSEQVGTVNDAYSIAQRMTDMETALIEATSLPDSDARLNDLSMQAGELAMSIRDAAEGVSSLRNKAEDSIAALVQGLETNLETLNDLNRKILAAEVRGQDPSGLEDQRDSLIDAINEVIPVQVHKRDNNQTALYTNSGIKLIDGGSVAEFSFDETRLVTPYMTLGNGQLSGLEIDGKQIDTSINGKIGGGSLAAQFHVRDVASVQAQEDLDTMAADLIQRFQDPAVDPTLGATDPGIFTDQGAFFDPVNTLGVANRIELNSIISMSGSAETWRLRDGLNATAIGERGDTTILNNYAEAMEATNTITSPGLGSGDYSAYAIAANLMTNFTQENTWAEQELAYSSAIFSDIQSRELEQGVDTDSELQTLMMVETIYAANARMIQAIDEMMQELMRL; encoded by the coding sequence ATGTCTCTATCGACTGCCCTTAGCAGCGCAATGACCGGTATCACAGCCGCGAGCCGGTCGACGTCGGTGATCTCCGACAACCTCGCGAATGCCCTGAGCGAAGGGTATTATCGCCGCACTCTGGATCTCAGCTCCAACGGCGCGGCGGGTGGTGTGCGGATCGGTTCCGTACAGCGCATGATTGACCCGGCCATTCAAAAGAGCGTTCGCTCCGCAGAAGCCAACTACGCTGCCACTTCGGTGACAGCGGGGTTCTACGCACGCGTTTCTGAGCAGGTCGGCACGGTCAATGATGCCTACTCGATCGCTCAGCGCATGACCGACATGGAAACCGCACTGATCGAGGCGACATCGCTGCCAGACTCGGATGCACGCCTCAACGATTTGTCGATGCAGGCGGGGGAATTGGCGATGTCCATTCGCGATGCTGCCGAGGGTGTGTCGAGCCTGCGCAACAAAGCAGAGGACTCAATCGCTGCGCTTGTTCAGGGGCTGGAGACCAATCTCGAGACCTTGAACGACCTCAACAGAAAGATCCTCGCGGCAGAGGTACGCGGTCAGGATCCTTCGGGTCTCGAAGATCAGCGTGACAGTCTTATTGACGCGATCAACGAGGTGATCCCGGTTCAGGTGCACAAGCGCGACAACAATCAGACTGCGCTCTATACCAACTCCGGCATCAAGCTCATTGATGGTGGCTCTGTTGCGGAGTTCTCTTTTGATGAGACGCGCCTCGTGACCCCATATATGACGCTTGGAAACGGGCAGCTCTCGGGCCTTGAGATCGACGGCAAGCAGATCGATACCTCAATCAATGGCAAGATCGGCGGTGGCAGTCTTGCGGCTCAGTTCCATGTGCGCGACGTGGCCTCGGTGCAGGCCCAAGAGGATCTCGACACCATGGCCGCGGATCTGATCCAGCGGTTCCAGGACCCGGCAGTTGACCCAACGCTTGGTGCAACCGATCCGGGGATCTTTACCGATCAGGGCGCCTTCTTTGATCCGGTGAATACCTTAGGGGTGGCCAATCGGATCGAGCTGAATTCGATCATTTCCATGAGCGGCAGTGCTGAAACCTGGCGCTTGCGGGACGGTTTGAATGCGACTGCAATCGGTGAACGTGGGGATACCACTATTCTCAACAATTACGCCGAGGCGATGGAAGCCACCAATACGATCACCTCTCCGGGGCTCGGGTCTGGCGATTACAGTGCCTATGCTATTGCCGCCAATCTGATGACCAACTTTACGCAGGAAAACACCTGGGCGGAACAGGAACTGGCGTATTCGTCTGCGATCTTCAGCGACATTCAGTCGCGAGAGCTGGAGCAAGGCGTCGACACCGACTCTGAGCTGCAAACCCTTATGATGGTTGAGACAATCTATGCTGCGAACGCTCGGATGATCCAGGCGATCGACGAAATGATGCAGGAATTGATGAGGCTGTAA
- a CDS encoding flagellin encodes MHVQSFGDMAQYLFLRRRSVELNSTLDTLTQEMSTGIASNLPERLGGDLGFVVDLERSISKMDSYKVAAQEAGLFASTAQSYLERINESALKLGSDILALSSTSNDTTSQEMAAQSENFLTETISNLNGKFSGRSLFAGTDTSVTPLESPNTMMTALVAEVGALTDVDDIFQAVEDWFNDPAGFDAIMYNGSTSSMSAVRIGANEEVNFALRADDERLKQAMQSFALGALASEDYLSHLSTVEASALVKRAGTELMNAQAELTDVQSDLGFVEARIEETQVRNTAALTTMGTTLNDLILADPAETASRVEEVQFQLEALYSITVRSSQLNLLNYM; translated from the coding sequence ATGCATGTACAATCTTTTGGAGACATGGCGCAATATCTCTTCCTGCGTCGCCGCTCGGTCGAGCTGAACTCGACCCTTGATACGCTCACTCAGGAAATGAGCACTGGGATCGCCTCAAACCTGCCAGAGCGGCTAGGTGGAGACCTCGGTTTTGTGGTCGATCTGGAGCGTTCCATCTCGAAAATGGACAGCTATAAGGTTGCCGCGCAAGAAGCCGGTCTTTTTGCCTCGACCGCGCAGAGCTATCTGGAGCGGATCAACGAGAGCGCCCTGAAGCTCGGCTCCGACATTCTGGCGCTTTCGAGCACATCAAATGACACGACATCTCAGGAGATGGCGGCGCAGTCTGAGAACTTCCTGACCGAGACGATCTCCAATTTGAACGGGAAGTTTTCGGGCCGAAGCCTCTTTGCGGGAACGGATACCAGCGTCACGCCGCTGGAGAGCCCAAACACGATGATGACAGCGCTGGTGGCGGAAGTTGGTGCTCTGACTGATGTCGATGACATTTTTCAGGCTGTTGAGGATTGGTTCAACGATCCAGCGGGCTTTGATGCAATCATGTACAATGGGTCCACCAGCAGCATGAGCGCGGTTCGTATCGGCGCCAATGAAGAGGTGAACTTTGCATTGCGGGCAGACGATGAGCGGCTGAAACAAGCCATGCAGAGCTTTGCGCTTGGGGCACTGGCGAGCGAGGACTATCTATCCCACCTCTCCACCGTCGAAGCGTCTGCTCTTGTGAAACGTGCCGGGACTGAGCTGATGAATGCCCAGGCAGAGCTGACAGATGTGCAGTCCGACCTCGGGTTTGTCGAGGCGCGGATCGAGGAAACGCAGGTTCGAAACACCGCTGCGCTGACCACGATGGGGACGACCCTGAACGATCTCATCCTCGCGGACCCGGCTGAGACCGCAAGCCGTGTGGAAGAAGTCCAGTTCCAGCTCGAAGCGCTCTATTCGATTACCGTGCGCTCCTCGCAACTCAATCTGTTGAACTACATGTAA
- a CDS encoding flagellar basal body P-ring protein FlgI, translating into MRKFLHILITCLVLPTLAQANAIRLKDLVEFDGVRGNDLVGYGLVVGLDGTGDGLRNSPFTEEIMTNILERLGVNVSGEQFRPKNVAAVFVTATLPPFARVGGTIDATVSAIGDSSSLLGGTLIMTPLNAADGQIYAVAQGTILAGGAVAEGDAATVTQGVPTSGVIPSGARVEREIEFDLSSLNSMRLALREPDFTTAGRIERAINNEFGRNVAVMRDSGTVEVNIQRTNARSTAHAVGRMENVLVEPQRKARVVVDQRSGTIVMGSDVRISNVAVAQGNLTLRVEEAPLVSQPNPFADGETVVVPRTGAAIEEEDGIQLAEVPETTSLSEVVSGLNALGVSPRDMIDILKSLKAAGALHAEFVVR; encoded by the coding sequence ATGCGCAAGTTTCTTCATATCCTCATCACCTGCCTAGTGCTGCCTACGCTTGCACAGGCCAACGCAATCCGCCTCAAGGACCTTGTCGAGTTTGACGGGGTCCGGGGGAATGATCTGGTCGGTTACGGCTTGGTCGTCGGTCTTGATGGCACGGGGGACGGGCTTCGCAACTCTCCCTTTACCGAAGAAATCATGACCAACATCCTTGAGCGCCTCGGCGTGAACGTAAGTGGCGAGCAATTCCGGCCAAAGAACGTCGCGGCAGTTTTTGTGACCGCGACCCTGCCACCCTTTGCACGCGTTGGGGGCACGATTGATGCGACCGTTTCTGCAATTGGGGACTCCAGCAGCCTTCTGGGCGGGACATTGATCATGACGCCTCTCAATGCGGCGGATGGCCAAATCTATGCCGTCGCGCAGGGCACCATTCTGGCAGGCGGAGCGGTTGCCGAAGGCGATGCCGCGACCGTGACACAGGGGGTGCCGACTTCTGGTGTGATCCCATCAGGTGCTCGGGTCGAGCGTGAGATCGAGTTTGATCTCTCGTCGCTCAATTCCATGCGACTTGCGCTGCGTGAGCCCGATTTTACCACTGCCGGCCGCATCGAGCGAGCGATCAACAATGAATTTGGTCGCAATGTCGCGGTGATGCGCGATTCAGGTACTGTCGAAGTCAACATCCAACGCACCAATGCGCGCTCGACAGCGCATGCCGTGGGGCGGATGGAGAACGTGCTGGTTGAACCGCAACGAAAGGCGCGTGTGGTCGTAGACCAGCGCTCCGGTACCATTGTGATGGGTAGCGATGTGCGCATCTCCAACGTGGCGGTCGCCCAGGGGAATCTGACACTGCGTGTCGAGGAAGCTCCGCTGGTCTCGCAACCTAATCCGTTTGCTGATGGCGAAACCGTTGTGGTTCCGCGGACTGGAGCCGCCATCGAAGAAGAAGACGGTATCCAGCTTGCAGAGGTTCCCGAAACCACTTCGCTCTCTGAGGTTGTCTCTGGTCTCAATGCGCTGGGCGTTTCACCAAGGGACATGATCGACATTCTAAAAAGTCTCAAGGCTGCAGGGGCGCTGCATGCGGAGTTCGTCGTGCGTTGA
- the fliP gene encoding flagellar type III secretion system pore protein FliP (The bacterial flagellar biogenesis protein FliP forms a type III secretion system (T3SS)-type pore required for flagellar assembly.) — protein sequence MTRKFLALGVLAVFALLAQPQVALAQELSLNLADGQSISARTIQLILLITVLSVAPGLLVMLTCFPFLITVLSILRQAIGLQQAPPNMLMISLAMFLTYFVMEPVFTEAWETGIAPLIDEELEVVPALERAVEPFRVFMANRLDPDTYYAIADLRPGTEGSDPSPESPLSVLIPSFMLSEITRAFEIGFLVFLPFLVIDLVTAAILMSMGMMMVPPALVSLPFKLAFFVVADGWSLIASALVRSYYPS from the coding sequence ATGACACGAAAATTTCTCGCTCTGGGCGTGTTGGCAGTCTTTGCGCTGCTGGCACAGCCCCAGGTAGCGCTGGCGCAAGAATTGAGCCTTAATCTCGCCGATGGTCAATCGATCTCGGCCCGCACCATCCAGCTGATCCTGCTTATCACTGTTCTCAGTGTGGCGCCGGGCTTGCTGGTCATGCTTACCTGTTTTCCCTTCCTGATCACGGTTCTGTCGATCCTGCGTCAGGCGATCGGGTTGCAGCAAGCCCCGCCGAACATGCTCATGATCAGCCTTGCGATGTTCCTGACCTATTTCGTGATGGAACCCGTTTTTACCGAAGCATGGGAGACCGGAATCGCACCACTGATCGACGAGGAACTGGAAGTTGTGCCAGCCCTTGAACGCGCTGTCGAACCTTTCCGAGTCTTCATGGCCAACCGGTTGGATCCAGACACCTACTACGCCATCGCCGATCTGCGCCCAGGCACAGAGGGAAGTGACCCTTCACCTGAATCGCCGCTCTCCGTGTTGATCCCGAGCTTTATGCTTTCCGAGATCACACGCGCATTCGAAATCGGGTTTCTTGTCTTTCTTCCCTTCTTGGTCATCGATCTCGTGACTGCGGCAATCCTGATGTCGATGGGGATGATGATGGTTCCACCGGCACTGGTTTCCTTGCCTTTCAAACTGGCATTCTTTGTCGTCGCGGACGGTTGGAGCCTGATCGCCAGCGCCCTCGTCAGGAGCTATTACCCCTCATAG
- a CDS encoding FliM/FliN family flagellar motor switch protein, translating into MDETGELNPKAAEASNPFVSVPVEVIVSVGKARPLIRDLVNLGENAILTLDKKVEDPVDLYVGDRLVARGQLEEMEGDQAGQLAVRLTEIADLQSGLG; encoded by the coding sequence ATGGATGAGACTGGCGAACTGAACCCCAAAGCGGCCGAAGCAAGCAATCCGTTTGTGTCGGTTCCGGTTGAGGTGATCGTATCGGTGGGCAAAGCACGCCCCCTTATCCGCGATCTCGTCAACCTTGGCGAAAACGCCATCCTCACCCTCGACAAGAAGGTAGAGGATCCGGTGGATCTCTACGTTGGCGACCGGCTGGTGGCACGGGGACAACTTGAAGAAATGGAAGGCGATCAGGCCGGTCAATTGGCCGTGCGCCTGACGGAAATCGCCGATCTGCAAAGCGGTTTGGGATGA
- a CDS encoding ABC transporter ATP-binding protein produces the protein MTIAHLLEDFGVKTPVEPVSSFSEELVEEAKLVSFEKGYTAGWDDAVEAKDKEATHVSATLATSLEDLSFTYHEAQSQLMESLDPMFKVLTSVILPDTMAATFGHHVIDHLNEMAKGQINEPMEIVAAAGEGNAIRALLGENPAFNVRVREDASFSAGQAQLRVGQSERELNSEALIESIRDSIDAFSYQFKEESQYG, from the coding sequence ATGACAATTGCTCATTTGCTGGAGGATTTCGGAGTTAAGACCCCGGTTGAACCCGTCAGCAGCTTTTCCGAGGAACTGGTGGAGGAGGCGAAGCTCGTCTCCTTTGAGAAGGGCTACACAGCCGGATGGGACGATGCGGTCGAGGCCAAAGACAAAGAGGCAACACATGTCTCCGCGACCCTTGCAACCTCGTTGGAGGATCTGAGTTTTACGTATCATGAGGCGCAGTCTCAGTTGATGGAATCGCTCGATCCCATGTTCAAAGTGCTGACTTCCGTGATCCTCCCCGACACGATGGCCGCCACTTTTGGGCACCATGTGATCGACCACCTCAATGAAATGGCCAAAGGCCAGATCAACGAGCCCATGGAGATTGTTGCGGCCGCAGGTGAAGGCAATGCGATTCGCGCGCTCCTTGGTGAAAACCCGGCCTTCAACGTCCGCGTGCGCGAAGATGCGAGTTTCTCTGCCGGTCAAGCACAACTACGCGTTGGCCAAAGCGAGCGCGAACTGAATTCCGAGGCCCTGATCGAATCGATCCGAGATTCAATCGATGCCTTCTCCTATCAATTCAAAGAGGAAAGCCAATATGGATGA